CAAATGTATTAAATAGTATGTAAAACTATAAAAAGACCTGCTGCTTAACTATAACCATTAACCCAGCAGGTCTTAATATTTATTAAATACATTTATTTATTTTCTCCAAAAGGAACAAAAACTTCAAGAACCATCTGCTTGAATTCAATACTGGCCGGGAACAGCTCTGATCGTTCACCGTCCACCGTCAGTGCCAGTGGCATTTTACTGCTCAGTTCGCATTTTCTGGCCTTTAGAATGATTACGTTCTTGTCATTGACAGATTCCTTACTTAATACCTTAAAAAAGATACTTGCAAGGTTTATATTTGAACATTTCTTAACAAGGATAATATCCATGTACCCATCAGTATAATCTGCCTGATTCAAAAGATTGGGAAAGCCGGCTGCCTGTTTTCCGTTAACAATCAGGAATAAAAGAAACTTACCTTCAATAATATGGTCATCCGCAGCAATTTTCAGATCAAAGCTTTTAATATTAGTCAATTCGGAAATACCTTTTAAGTAATAAGCAAAAGGCCCAAAATTCTTTTTAAGCTCACTGTTTGTATTAAAAGAAACGTCTACAAAATTTCCTCCTGCAAATGTACTTAGAAAATACTGTGAATTGTTTATGTAGCCCACATCGCACATAATTGTATTACCCTGAAGAATTATATCTATACTTTCTTTAAAAGAGTTTATTCCAAGACACTTTGCAAAATCGTTACATGTCCCTGAAGGTATGACTCCTAAGGGCATCTTAATACCGTTGTTCAACAGCAGGTTGGCTACAAAATTGATTGTCCCATCGCCGCCGGACGCAGCAACAAAGTCATATGTTCCTGACTGCAATGCACTAATGAGATAATCGCTGTTAGTATCCGTCAACCTGTATGGCTGAGCAAGAATACCCTTGTCTTGAAATGAGGACAAAATAAAGTCCAGTTCACTGGGAATCTTATGTCCCCCGGAAACAGGGTTATATACAAATAATGCGTTTCTCACAGGTCTATCCTCCCATTTTTGCAGAGTAAAGTTAAAAAATTCTCTATTAATTTATAATAAATGAAATTTAACACAAAAGCAATCTTAATAGGTATGATATTAATAAATTTATTACATATGAGAATATTTCCGGGTATTAAAATGGGGCGTCAGCAAGACTTTCGTCTTGCTGCAGGCCCCCAAACGACGCTAAGCCATCCTAATGGTTGACACTTCTTTCAGCCATCTCAATTGCCTTCTTAACAATGTTTCCGCAATCTCTTGAAGATACTGCTCCCCATCCTTCGTTAGCAACTGTATTGTAGACTCCAAGTTCTCTGGCAATTTCCTCTTTAAGGGCATCTGACATTACACTTTTACGTCTACTCATGGTTAGTGCCTCCTTAAACAGGCAGTCACCACTGCGTAATTACATTTCAGGTGAAAGCAATTACGCTGTTCACTGCCTGAAATAGATTTTTTAGCGTACGCATATATTGTGTGAATTTTTACGAAAAATATTAAGGAAATGTAATCCACATTTTACACAGTCTAAAATTCATCATAAATTTCATACCACCACAATATATGCACTCATTCTTTAAATATTACATCAATATTTTGTATGGGCATTATCAATCGTGTATACAATCTACAATTAATTATTTTTAATCCACATTTGAACCTAAAATTGTGGATTACTTGTAGAAACCAATAATCCCTAAAAGCCCACTCCTTCTAGACGTTTAGCTTTTTTTAAAAATTAATATGTGAATAACTTAAAAAAAATGTGGATAAATAAAATTTTATCCACATTTCATACTTAATATATTTTACTATTCAATATTCATACTGATATCAACAGAATTTGCAGAGTGAGTAAGTTTGCCTATAGATATAATATCAACTCCTGTTAACGCAACATTGTATATTGTCTCTTCACTTATATTTCCCGAAGCCTCCACAAGAGCCCTCTTATCAATAAACTTGACTGCCTCCGTCATCTGTTCATTTGACATATTATCAAGCATAATTATATCAGCTTTGCACTCTAGAGCCTCACGAACCTCTTCCATAGATTCTACCTCTACTTCAATCTTTACAGTATGAGGTATACTTTTTCTTACACGTTCAACCGCGTTTCTTATCCCTCCGGCAGCAGCAATATGGTTGTCCTTTATTAGAACACCGTCAGAAAGTGAAAATCTGTGGTTTGCTCCTCCTCCTGCATTAACTGCATACTTTTCCAAAAGTCTCAGCCCGGGAGTAGTTTTTCTTGTATCAGTTACCTTTACAGGTAAGCCCTGCACTTTATTAACATATCTGTTAGTCATTGTAGCAATTGCAGACAGCCTTTGCATAAAGTTTAATGCAGTCCTTTCACCTTTCAACAAAGCTCTTGTAGGACCGCTTACTTCTGCAATAATATCTCCTTTTGATATCTTGTCTCCATCCTTTACAAAGGCTTTGAAACACACACCGCTATCCAGTACTTCAAAAACATATTTTGCAACATCAAGCCCGGCTATAACAGCGTCTTGCTTAGCCAGAAATTCAGCCTTGGATGCATCACCTTCTGAAATGATATTATCTGTAGTAATATCACCTAGAGGCATATCTTCCTTTAGTGCATTCATAACTATTTCATGGATATAAAGTTTACTAAGTTTCATTTTTCCTCCTTTTAAAATGGTGAAGCCATCTTGCCCTTCTCCAATTCTTTAACAATGTTTTTTCTCCAATTCACATCTTCAGTCTTGTCAAAATCTGTTCTATAATGTGCACCTCTACTCTCTTTTCTCTCAAGAGCAGATTCTATAACGAGGCCTGCTACTGTTAGCATATTCAATACTTCCAGCTTCACAAGACTGAATCCTGACAAATCGGTATACTTCTTATAAATATCATTAATAATTTCAGCAGCTTTTTCAAGACTTTGTTGATTTCTGATTATACCAACATACTTTGTCATAGCAGCCTGTATCTCTTCTTTCATAGTTTTGAGTGCTGCATCGTTATCTTTGTTTGAAATATAACTCATCTTTGAATTTACGGATGAATTATCACAATGTCCACCTTCTACCCCGATTTTCCTGGCGATTTTCCTTCCGAAAACCAGTCCTTCCAGCAAAGAATTGCTTGCCAGCCTGTTTGCTCCGTGAATCCCCGTACAAGCTACTTCTCCGCATGCATATAAGCCGGGAATATTGGTCTGCCCGTCAACATCTGTTCTGATGCCACCCATACAATAGTGCTCTGCCGGAGCAACCGGAATAAAATCCTTGGATATATCAATTCCGTAATCAAGACATGTCTTGAAAATATTAGGAAATCTGTTTTCGAGATATTCTCTACTTTTAAAAGTAATATCCAGAAAAACGTTTTTAGAATCAGTGAGAGACATCTCCTTGAAAATTGCTCTAGAAACAACATCTCTAGGTGCAAGCTCACCTAACTCATGATATTTCCTCATAAAAGCTTCACCATTGCGATTTTTAAGTCGAGCACCTTCTCCCCTGACTGCCTCGGATATTAAAAAGCTTTTGTCCTTTGGGTGGTACAGTACTGTAGGATGGAATTGTACGAATTCCATATCCATTGCCTGAGCACCTGCTCTAAGACACATTCCTACTCCATCCCCGGTTGCAACTTCAGGATTTGTAGTATGCGCATAAATCTGTCCAAAACCTCCGGTTGCAACTACCACAGAATTTGACTGGAAAACTTTTATTTTATCTGAAATTTCATCGTAAACAATAACTCCTCTGCATTTTCCCTCATCAATAATAAGGTCAACAGCAAAGTGGCTTTCGAAAATAGATATGTTCTTCTTCTTTCTGGCAACCTCAATAAGTTTATCACAGACTTCCTTCCCAGTTGTATCACCTGAGTGGATAATCCTGTTTACGCTGTGGGCACCTTCTCTTGTAAGGGATAGCTGTTGACCGCTTTTATCAAAGTTCACTCCCAGACTGCACAGTGTTCTAATATTTTCAGCAGCCTCTTCCACCAGAACCCATACGCTTGTTTCATCGTTTAATCCTGCACCGGCAAAAATAGTATCTTTGAAATGCAGCTGCGGTGAATCGTTCTTTTCATCAAGAGATACTGCTATTCCCCCTTGTGCAAGAACTGAATTACTTATGTCCAATGTCTCCTTTGTAATTATCCCAATCTGGAAACTGTCGGGTATTTCCAATGCAGTATATACTCCGGCTATTCCGCTACCAATAATTACGACATCCTTGTGTATGATCTCAACGTCAACCCTATTACTATCCTCTTCCATTTTTTTACCCTCCATATCCCCATTTGTGTAAAGGAGCTGCTGATAAACGCTACTTAAAACAGTTCTGTTCCATGCTATGGGGTAAAGTACTTAATTGTTACAATTATCTATTTTCCTACCGCCAGCATTTTATTTAAACTGCCGGACGCACGCTCAATAATATCTCTGTCCAATGTTATTTCATATTGTCTTTTTGCCAAAGCGTCATGAACACTCTGTAATGATGTCTTTTTCATATTCGGACAAATCAGCCCGGTGGACATCATATAAAAAGTTTTATTTGGGTTTTCCTTTTTCAACTGATAAAGAACACCCATCTCAGTTCCGATAATAAATTTATCATGTTCAGAATTTCTTGCGTAGTCAATAATCTGCTTTGTGCTTCCCACAAAATCTGCAAGCTCCTGTATCTCTGGCTGGCACTCCGGGTGTACAAGTAAAATAGCATCAGGATGGAGCTTTTTTGACTCTACAACCGCATCTGCCTTGATTTTATGGTGTGTAATACAGTAGCCCTCCCAGAAAATAATATTCTTTTCAGGCACCATTTTCGCAACATAACTGCCAAGATTTTTATCAGGAGCGAAAATAATATCCTTTTTATCAATTGACCTGATAACATCCACTGCATTAGAAGAAGTACAACAAATATCGCATTCTGCCTTAACTTCTGCACTTGAATTTATATAACATACAACAGCTGCATCAGGATACTTTTTCTTTGCCTCTTTCAAAGCATCAGCCGTAACCATATCAGCCATAGGACAACCTGCGTTTATTTCAGGCAATAGAACCGTCTTTTCAGGCGATAAGATTTTAGCACTTTCCGCCATAAAATGTACTCCGCAGAAAACTATAGTATCAGCCTGACTTGAAGCACAAAACTGGCTTAAAGCAAAAGAATCTCCCGTAACGTCAGCTATTTCCTGCACCTCATCAACCTGATAGCTATGAGCAACAATAACTGCATTATGCTCTCTCTTCATTTTGTTAATATTACTAATCAACAAATTTTTATCCATTATTTTACCCTCGTTATCTGTTAAAAATTCCACAATACGCAATCTACTTGAATAACCTGAAGTTTAAAATACTGCATTTATTTTAATACTTATAATTTGCTTTGTAAATGCTTTTATACTAAAAGAAAAAATCCCTTCATATAATAATGAAAAGATTTTTTACATAATAATATTTTTAATTTAAGAAATAAGTAAATACTACTTGTGGCATCTGCTGGATTCAGGACAGCCTGAACATCCGCAGCCACAGCTTGATTCACCATTTTTTCTCTGTCGGATTTTATAAATTATAACCCAGGCCATTAATCCGAAAACCACTGCAGATATTAAAATCGTTGCAATATTATCTTTTAAATATTGTATCATATAAAATCCCTCCAATCGCTGAATCAGGCGTTTACGCTCTTACTTTGTCTTCCAACCTTTTTACTTGGCGAAAACAAGAGCCACAAGCCAGCTGCAATAACAATTAAAGCGGCTACTGTACCAACTCCGAATGAAACTGCCCCTGTAAGCAAACTGCCTATTTGATAAATTATTAATGAAACGGCATATGCTAAAAGAGTCTGATAACCCACAGCAATTAAGGTCCACTTCCAACCGCCCATTTCACGCTTAATAGCCCCTATCGCTGCAAAGCACGGCGCACAAAGAAGATTAAACGCCATAAATGCATAAGCACTAACAGCAGTGAACATACCTGAAATGCTTGCAAGCAATGCAGGATCACTCTCACTGACCTCACCCAGACCAAATAGAACACCAAAGGTTCCTACAACGTTCTCCTTAGCCGCAAGTCCGGTTACTGCGGCAACGGAAGCCTGCCATGTTCCAAAGCCCAAAGGCTTGAATACCGGTGCAATAACATTACCTATCGATGCCAGAATACTGTTTCCCTCCTCAACCATTTTAAAACTCCAGCTGAAGTTGGATAGGAACCATATAAGCCCGCATGCTACAAATATTACTGTTCCGGCCTTAATAATAAATGCCTTTCCGCGTTCCCACATATGAATCAAAACACCCTTGCCGCCGGGAACATGATATTGTGGGAGTTCCATTACAAATGGCGCAGGATCACCTGAAAACAGCTTGGTTTTCTTGAGAATAATCCCCGATACAATAACCATTAAAATACCTAAAAAATACGTTGACGGAGCAACCCACCATGATTTATCCGGAAACATCGCCCCTGCGATTAAAGCTATAATAGGCAGCTTAGCACTACATGGTATAAAGGTTGTAGTCATAATAGTCATTTTACGGTCTTTATCCTGTTCAATGGTTCTTGAGGCCATTATACCCGGAACACCACATCCCGACGAAATAAGCATAGGAATAAATGACTTTCCTGAAAGACCGAATTTACGGAAAATCCTGTCCATAATAAAAGCTACACGGGCCATGTAACCACAGTCCTCTAAAATAGATAGGAAGAAGAATAAAATCATCATCTGAGGAACAAACCCCAGAACAGCCCCGACACCTCCGATAATTCCATCAACCACCAGTCCCTGAAGCCATTCTGCCGCCTCTACATTAGAGAGGAAGGTACCTACAGCAGGCTGTATCCAACTGCCAAAAAACGTGTCATTTGTCCAATCCGTTACTATCGTACCCAGCCAGGAAACAGATACGAAATACACTATAAACATAATAGCTGCAAAAATAGGAAGCGCAAGCCATCTGTTGGTAACTATCTGATCAATTTTATCCGACGGAGTCATGCCTACTCTTTTTTTATGTAAGCATTTCTTTATTACTTTTCCGATATAGAAATAACGTTCATTAGTTATAATGCTCTCACTGTCATCATCCATTATTCCTTCACAGGCTGTAGTTAATTCTTCAATCTTTGATAAAGTTTCAACCTCAAGAGAAAGCTGCTCTAAAACCTTTTCATCATGTTCAAACAGCTTAATTGCATACCATCGGGAAGACTGTTTACTCACAGAACCAACCACAATTTCCTCAATCTTATTAAGGGAATTCTCCACATCACTTGAAAAAGAATGTTGAGGAATCGTTATTTTGTTGTTCTTAGCAATATCAATTGTCTTTTCGATAACCTCTTTTAAACCAATACCCTTAACAGCTGATGTTTCAATAACAATACAGCCCAATTCACTGCTAAGCTTTTGAATATCAATTTTGTCCCCGTTTTTACGGACGATATCAATCATGTTCAAAGCAATAACAACTGGAATCCCTAATTCAACCAACTGTGTAGTAAGATAAAGATTACGTTCAATATTCGATGCATCAACAAGATTAATAATAACGTCAGGTCTGTCATTTAAAAGATAGTTACGTGTAACAACTTCCTCAAGAGTATAAGGAGATAAAGAGTAAATACCGGGTAAGTCCATTATAGTTATATCCTTATACCCTTTCAGCTTACCCTCTTTTTTTTCGACTGTAACCCCGGGCCAGTTTCCAACATATTGTGAGCTACCCGTTAACTCATTAAACATGGTAGTTTTTCCGCAATTCGGATTTCCTGCAAGTGCGACTTTTATTGCCATTGTTCCTTCCCCCTAAAATATAGTTAGTTTCCGCTAACTATACTGTTTAAAATATGCAGGGCCTTTATTACCCTGCCTGATTAATCTACTATAATCATTTCAGCATCTGCTTTTCTCAGTGACAACTCATATCCTCTAACAGTTACTTCAATTGGATCCCCCAGTGGAGCAACTTTTCTTACGAATATAGGTGTTCCCTTAGTAATACCCATATCCATTATCCTTCTTTTCACAGCCCCTTCACCGCTAAGCTTTATAACCGTGAAGGTATCCCCACATTTTACATCTCTGAGAGTTTTCATATTACTTCCTCATTTCTATATAACATTTATACAATAATTCTGTTGGCCATTGCTTTATCAATTGCAACCCGGGCTTCCTTAACATTCACTATCATATTACCACCGATTTCGGAAATAACGGTAACATTCCCTCCTACTACAAAACCCAAGCTTTCTAAAAATTTTTTAGTATCATCTTTCCCTCGTATTGCCTTTATTGAATTCATTTCGCCTAAAGAAACCATAGTTAATGGCATATGAATCACTCCCTTTAGTTAGTATTAACTAACCAATCTTTTATAAAATAGTTAGCACTTGCTAACCTCATATTTGAGTTTACCACCGCTAACTACATTTGTCAACATATCTTATACTTAAAATTCTTTAATTTGTAAATCAAGCATTACTCGCACCTTGATAAAGGGTTTTCATATGCTATAATTATAGAATTAGGAATAAATAGATATAGTACGAAGAATATGGAGGCTGTTAAATGACAAAGTTACAGGAGTCAGGTGAAAATTACCTGGAAACCATATTAATTCTTAAAAATAAGAATGGTAATGTCCGTTCGATTGATATTGCTAACGAATTGGGTTATACAAAACCTAGCATAAGCCGTGCAATGACTATTCTAAAGAATGCGGAGTACATTACAATAGATGAGAGTACCGGATATATATCACTTACGGATAGCGGTTATAACATTGCTAAAGCAATGTATGAACGACATGAAATACTGTCACGCTATTTGATATCAATCGGTGTTTCCCCTGAAACTGCAGCACAGGACGCATGCAGGATAGAACATGTAATAAGTCAGGAAACCTTTGAAAAAATAAAAGAAAATGCTAGTAATAAGTAAACCATTATATAAAAAAATCTTATATATTATATATCAAATGTTCTATTATATCTGCATTTTTACCACACAAAGTAATTTATCAATTTCTTATGATATTCATTATATAATAACAAAACCTCAAGCTATCAGCTTGAGGTTTTCATATAAATCTGGCAGAGACCTACTTTCCCGGGCCGTTTCCAGCCAAGTATTATCGGCACTGAGATGCTTAACTGCCGTGTTCGGTATGGGAACGGGTGTGGCCATCTCGTCATTTCCACCAGAAGATTTAAAAATTGTGATAAGCTTCGTATTACTATTCGCTTCTAACAATTTTATTAACTTTTTTTAAGATACTTTTTGTACCTTCAGAACTGACTAATGTTATCCTTTAAGAAGATGTGAAGCTCTCTCATTGTCTAGTTTTAAGACCTTCTACTTTTGAATACCTGTTTTCTTTGGGTCAAACCCTCGACCTATTAGTATCAGTCAGCTTAACACATTACTATGCTTACACTCCTGACCTATCAACCATGTAGTCTACATGGGGTCTTACCTATTGCTAGTGGGATATCTCATCTTGAGGTGGGTTTCACGCTTAGATGCCTTCAGCGTTTATCCCTGCCGAACTTGGCTACCCAGCTGTGCCATTGGTATGACAACTGGTGCACTAGAGGTTCGTCCATCCCGGTCCTCTCGTACTAAGGACAGATCCTCTCAAATATCCTGCGCCCGCGACAGATAGGGACCGAACTGTCTCACGACGTTCTGAACCCAGCTCGCGTACCGCTTTAATTGGCGAACAGCCAAACCCTTGGAACCTGCTACAGCTCCAGGATGCGATGAGCCGACATCGAGGTGCCAAACCTCCCCGTCGATGTGGACTCTTGGGGGAGATAAGCCTGTTATCCCCAGGGTAGCTTTTATCCGTTGAGCGATGGCAATTCCACTTTCATACCACCGGATCACTAAGCCCTACTTTCGTACCTGCTCGAGGTGTCTCTCTCGCAGTCAGGCTACCTTATGCCTTTGCACTCGTTGCGCGATTTCCAACCGCGCTGAGGTAACCTTTGGACGCCTCCGTTACTCTTTGGGAGGCGACCGCCCCAGTCAAACTGCCCACCTGACAGTGTCCCTAGACCAGCTTATGGTCTCAGGTTAGAGTTCCAGTACTTTTAGAGTGGTATCCCAACGTCGACTCCATGATGGCTGGCGCCACCACTTCTCAGTCTCCCACCTATCCTGTACAAAAAATACCGAAACCCAATATCAAGCTACAGTGAAGCTCCATGGGGTCTTTCCGTCTAGTCGCGGGTAACTTGCATCTTCACAAGTACTACAATTTCGCCGGGTACGTTGTTGAGACAGTGCCCAAGTCATTACGCCATTCGTGCGGGTCAGAACTTACCTGACAAGGAATTTCGCTACCTTAGGACCGTTATAGTTACGGCCGCCGTTTACTGGGGCTTAAGTTCATGCCTTCGCTTGCGCTAAGCAATTCCCGTAACCTTCCAGCACCGGGCAGGCGTCAGCCCCTATACTTCATCTTTCGATTTAGCAGAGACCTGTGTTTTTGATAAACAGTTGCTTGGGCCTATTCTCTGCGGCCTCAATCTCTTGAGGCACCCCTTTTCGCTAACTTACGGGGTCAATTTGCCGAGTTCCTTAACAACGCTTCTCCCGCTCGTCTTAGGATTCTCTCCTCACCTACCTGTGTCGGTTTGCGGTACTGGTACCTTTAATCTGGATAGTGGTTTTTCTCGTCAGTGTGGAATCTGTCACTTCGGTACTTGTTTTCCCTCCGCATCACGTCTTCGAAACATCCGGCGGATTTGCCTACCGGACTATCTACCTCGCTTGCACGATCTTTTCCAGCTGATCGCTTGACTTATCCTCCTGCGTCCCCACCTCTCTCATATCGATTAACGGTAGTACAGGAATTTCAACCTGTTGTCCATCACTTACGCCTTTCGGCCTCAGCTTAGGTCCAGACTTACCCTGGGCGGACGAACCTTCCCCAGGAAACCTTAGGTTTTCGACGGTAAAGATTCTCACTTTACTCTCGCTACTTATTCCGGCATTCTCACTACTGCTTCGTCCACAAGTCCTTTCGATCTTGCTTCAACCTACAACAGTAAGCTCCCCTACCACCCTCGTACATCCAATACTACTGCTAACGGCACAAGTTTAGCTGTGGGAATTTGACGAAATGTTTTGAATCATTTTTGATATGTTACATTTCGTGAAATTACCTCATCGCTTCTTAATTTATTTAGCAATACTATTGGATGTACGCTGATCCATAGCTTCGGTACACAGTTTAGCCCCGGTAATTTTCGGCGCAGGCTCACTCGACTAGTGAGCTATTACGCACTCTTTGAATGAGTGGCTGCTTCTAAGCCAACATCCTAGTTGTCTTAGCAAGCCCACATCCTTTTCCACTTAACTGTGATTTTGGGACCTTAGCTGATGGTCTGGGCTGTTTCCCTTTTGACCATGGGACTTATCTCTCATAGTCTGACTCCCAAGTAACATCATTACGGCATTCGGAGTTTG
This region of Clostridium sp. BNL1100 genomic DNA includes:
- a CDS encoding YegS/Rv2252/BmrU family lipid kinase yields the protein MRNALFVYNPVSGGHKIPSELDFILSSFQDKGILAQPYRLTDTNSDYLISALQSGTYDFVAASGGDGTINFVANLLLNNGIKMPLGVIPSGTCNDFAKCLGINSFKESIDIILQGNTIMCDVGYINNSQYFLSTFAGGNFVDVSFNTNSELKKNFGPFAYYLKGISELTNIKSFDLKIAADDHIIEGKFLLFLIVNGKQAAGFPNLLNQADYTDGYMDIILVKKCSNINLASIFFKVLSKESVNDKNVIILKARKCELSSKMPLALTVDGERSELFPASIEFKQMVLEVFVPFGENK
- a CDS encoding small, acid-soluble spore protein, alpha/beta type is translated as MSRRKSVMSDALKEEIARELGVYNTVANEGWGAVSSRDCGNIVKKAIEMAERSVNH
- the nadC gene encoding carboxylating nicotinate-nucleotide diphosphorylase, translated to MKLSKLYIHEIVMNALKEDMPLGDITTDNIISEGDASKAEFLAKQDAVIAGLDVAKYVFEVLDSGVCFKAFVKDGDKISKGDIIAEVSGPTRALLKGERTALNFMQRLSAIATMTNRYVNKVQGLPVKVTDTRKTTPGLRLLEKYAVNAGGGANHRFSLSDGVLIKDNHIAAAGGIRNAVERVRKSIPHTVKIEVEVESMEEVREALECKADIIMLDNMSNEQMTEAVKFIDKRALVEASGNISEETIYNVALTGVDIISIGKLTHSANSVDISMNIE
- the nadB gene encoding L-aspartate oxidase, with protein sequence MEEDSNRVDVEIIHKDVVIIGSGIAGVYTALEIPDSFQIGIITKETLDISNSVLAQGGIAVSLDEKNDSPQLHFKDTIFAGAGLNDETSVWVLVEEAAENIRTLCSLGVNFDKSGQQLSLTREGAHSVNRIIHSGDTTGKEVCDKLIEVARKKKNISIFESHFAVDLIIDEGKCRGVIVYDEISDKIKVFQSNSVVVATGGFGQIYAHTTNPEVATGDGVGMCLRAGAQAMDMEFVQFHPTVLYHPKDKSFLISEAVRGEGARLKNRNGEAFMRKYHELGELAPRDVVSRAIFKEMSLTDSKNVFLDITFKSREYLENRFPNIFKTCLDYGIDISKDFIPVAPAEHYCMGGIRTDVDGQTNIPGLYACGEVACTGIHGANRLASNSLLEGLVFGRKIARKIGVEGGHCDNSSVNSKMSYISNKDNDAALKTMKEEIQAAMTKYVGIIRNQQSLEKAAEIINDIYKKYTDLSGFSLVKLEVLNMLTVAGLVIESALERKESRGAHYRTDFDKTEDVNWRKNIVKELEKGKMASPF
- the nadA gene encoding quinolinate synthase NadA, which produces MDKNLLISNINKMKREHNAVIVAHSYQVDEVQEIADVTGDSFALSQFCASSQADTIVFCGVHFMAESAKILSPEKTVLLPEINAGCPMADMVTADALKEAKKKYPDAAVVCYINSSAEVKAECDICCTSSNAVDVIRSIDKKDIIFAPDKNLGSYVAKMVPEKNIIFWEGYCITHHKIKADAVVESKKLHPDAILLVHPECQPEIQELADFVGSTKQIIDYARNSEHDKFIIGTEMGVLYQLKKENPNKTFYMMSTGLICPNMKKTSLQSVHDALAKRQYEITLDRDIIERASGSLNKMLAVGK
- a CDS encoding FeoB-associated Cys-rich membrane protein — encoded protein: MIQYLKDNIATILISAVVFGLMAWVIIYKIRQRKNGESSCGCGCSGCPESSRCHK
- the feoB gene encoding ferrous iron transport protein B produces the protein MAIKVALAGNPNCGKTTMFNELTGSSQYVGNWPGVTVEKKEGKLKGYKDITIMDLPGIYSLSPYTLEEVVTRNYLLNDRPDVIINLVDASNIERNLYLTTQLVELGIPVVIALNMIDIVRKNGDKIDIQKLSSELGCIVIETSAVKGIGLKEVIEKTIDIAKNNKITIPQHSFSSDVENSLNKIEEIVVGSVSKQSSRWYAIKLFEHDEKVLEQLSLEVETLSKIEELTTACEGIMDDDSESIITNERYFYIGKVIKKCLHKKRVGMTPSDKIDQIVTNRWLALPIFAAIMFIVYFVSVSWLGTIVTDWTNDTFFGSWIQPAVGTFLSNVEAAEWLQGLVVDGIIGGVGAVLGFVPQMMILFFFLSILEDCGYMARVAFIMDRIFRKFGLSGKSFIPMLISSGCGVPGIMASRTIEQDKDRKMTIMTTTFIPCSAKLPIIALIAGAMFPDKSWWVAPSTYFLGILMVIVSGIILKKTKLFSGDPAPFVMELPQYHVPGGKGVLIHMWERGKAFIIKAGTVIFVACGLIWFLSNFSWSFKMVEEGNSILASIGNVIAPVFKPLGFGTWQASVAAVTGLAAKENVVGTFGVLFGLGEVSESDPALLASISGMFTAVSAYAFMAFNLLCAPCFAAIGAIKREMGGWKWTLIAVGYQTLLAYAVSLIIYQIGSLLTGAVSFGVGTVAALIVIAAGLWLLFSPSKKVGRQSKSVNA
- a CDS encoding FeoA family protein — protein: MKTLRDVKCGDTFTVIKLSGEGAVKRRIMDMGITKGTPIFVRKVAPLGDPIEVTVRGYELSLRKADAEMIIVD
- a CDS encoding FeoA family protein, coding for MPLTMVSLGEMNSIKAIRGKDDTKKFLESLGFVVGGNVTVISEIGGNMIVNVKEARVAIDKAMANRIIV
- a CDS encoding metal-dependent transcriptional regulator, with protein sequence MTKLQESGENYLETILILKNKNGNVRSIDIANELGYTKPSISRAMTILKNAEYITIDESTGYISLTDSGYNIAKAMYERHEILSRYLISIGVSPETAAQDACRIEHVISQETFEKIKENASNK